A segment of the Catenulispora sp. MAP5-51 genome:
GCTCTTGGCCGGCAGCCCGACCCGGACCATCCACTCCCCGCTGTTGTCGTACATCCCGCAGGTCGCCATGACGGACAGCGTCGTGCGGACCGCGTCCTCATCCACCACCCGCTTGCGGGTGACCGGGTTGACGCCCATGTTGGCCAGCGTCGCCGCCATGATGGCGACGTCGGTCGCGGTCACCCGCAGCGCGCACTGCCGGAAGTAGATGTCGGTCGCCTCCTGGGCCGACCGGCCCAGAACGCCTTGGGACAGGGTCAGATAGCCGAGGGCCCGGATGCGATCTCCGGTCTCGGCCTCCGAGCGGTACACCTGCTCGTCCACCTCCAAGGTCCGGCCCGCGAACGCGGACAGGCCCTCACGGATCCTGGTGAAGCTCTCCTCAGGAGTACCGGCGATCAACGACGTGGCGACGATCGCCCCGGCGTTGATCAGCGCGTTCGCCGGGCGACCGGTCCCCGGCTCCAGGCTGATCGCGTTGAACGGCTCCCCGCTCGGCTCGAACCCGATGTGGCGCGAGACCTCGTCCAGGCCGAGGTCGGCCAGGACGAGCGCGTAGACGAAGGGCTTGGAGACGGACTGGATCGTAAAACTCTGCTCGACGTCGCCGGCCTCATAGACGTGGCCGTGGACGCTGACCATGCTCATGGCGAACGCCTCGGCGTCCGCCACGGCCAGCTCGGGAATATAGTCGGCGACCCGCCCCCGCGGCGGATCGGCGGCGTGCCGACCAAGCAGCCTGACCAGCGCCGAGGTCACGGGGTCCACGGGCGCCTCCGGTCTCGATCGGTACCGCAGCCTGACTCCCCGCCAGGCTACAAAGACCACTAAGGCGGCCGATCGCAGAGAGCCCGCCGGATGGGCCGCCCGGGTGAACGATTCGGCCTCATCCCCTACGGACTCCCGACAAAAGTGGGCTGTCTGATTTCGGCCAGCCGTTCAGAGGGGATAGGTCACACCGGTCAACCGCTCGGATTCATGCCACAGGCGCTGCTGCGCCTCGCTGTCGCGGGCGCTGTCAATGGTCCCGACCTGCACCGGGTATCCCTTTGCCTCCAGCCTTCCACCGGGGCCGTAGTAGCTTCCGCCCGGGGCCGTCGGATCAGTGGCGGCCCGCAGCGTGGGCAGCGCACCCATGAGCGGGTCCTGTCCGAAGAGCCAGTTGAGCGGCCGGTAGACGGCGCGGGTGACGGGGGAAAGGCTGCGGTTCAGCTCGGTGCTGGCAAAACCGAGATGCGCCGCGAGTGCGGAGGTCGAACCGCCGTCGCTGTTCAACGGACGGGTAGGCGCTTGGGCTTGGGCCTGGGCAAGCCTGCGCTGCAACTCGAAGGTGAACATCAGGTTGGCCAGTTTCGACTGGCTGTAGGCGGTCTTACGACCGTACTCGCGGGCCGACTGAAGATCGTCGAAGTTGATCGTCCCCTGTCGGTGGTTCAGGCTGCTGACGGTGACGATCCGCGAGCCGGGGGTCTGGCGCAGCCGTTCCAGCAGCAGCCCGGTGAGCGCGAAGTGTCCGAGGTGGTTTGTGCCGAACTGAAGCTCGAAGCCGTCGCGGGTGGTGCCGTAGGGCGTGTACATCACGCCCGCGTTGTTGATCAGCAGGTCCATCCGAGCGTGCCTCGAGAGTAGCCCGTCCACGGCCTCGCGGATCGATTCGAGCGACGC
Coding sequences within it:
- the glsA gene encoding glutaminase A yields the protein MDPVTSALVRLLGRHAADPPRGRVADYIPELAVADAEAFAMSMVSVHGHVYEAGDVEQSFTIQSVSKPFVYALVLADLGLDEVSRHIGFEPSGEPFNAISLEPGTGRPANALINAGAIVATSLIAGTPEESFTRIREGLSAFAGRTLEVDEQVYRSEAETGDRIRALGYLTLSQGVLGRSAQEATDIYFRQCALRVTATDVAIMAATLANMGVNPVTRKRVVDEDAVRTTLSVMATCGMYDNSGEWMVRVGLPAKSGVGGGIAAVLPGELGLGVFSPPLDARGNSVRGMAALQETSERLGLHMFMPSGVHRSPISASSVESDRLTLALRGELDFVAAEGIGRHLQEMAATFPLTAVDLDVTDVTVVRPIAAGLLQATGRDLLARGIRLIPSDREKVPEAEDSWDGDSSKD
- a CDS encoding oxidoreductase, translating into MSASQWTENDVPDQSDRVALITGANTGIGFDTARVLSQRGATVVLACRDTGKARAAAERMAAAVDTPGRETARTRVEVARLDLASLESIREAVDGLLSRHARMDLLINNAGVMYTPYGTTRDGFELQFGTNHLGHFALTGLLLERLRQTPGSRIVTVSSLNHRQGTINFDDLQSAREYGRKTAYSQSKLANLMFTFELQRRLAQAQAQAPTRPLNSDGGSTSALAAHLGFASTELNRSLSPVTRAVYRPLNWLFGQDPLMGALPTLRAATDPTAPGGSYYGPGGRLEAKGYPVQVGTIDSARDSEAQQRLWHESERLTGVTYPL